A window from Drosophila miranda strain MSH22 chromosome Y unlocalized genomic scaffold, D.miranda_PacBio2.1 Contig_Y2_pilon, whole genome shotgun sequence encodes these proteins:
- the LOC117193199 gene encoding uncharacterized protein LOC117193199 has product MIYGMLVTLSTAIYTTVATLWQVQQTLINWMMSFSLFILGLFCKPYLIVPLLAAGFFMVRRILLRRAKRTQAWKSPGNNESGSSRHYSIKTTPSRDTESSLPNSVGDTSQK; this is encoded by the exons ATGATTTACGGCATGCTGGTGACACTCTCGACGGCAATCTATACTACGGTGGCCACCCTTTGGCAGGTTCAAC AGACCCTAATCAATTGGATGATGTCGTTTAGTCTTTTCATTTTGGGTCTGTTCTGCAAGCCGTATTTGATAGTTCCCCTGTTGGCAGCTGGGTTCTTCATGGTGCGCCGGATCTTGCTGCGGCGGGCAAAGCGGACCCAAGCCTGGAAATCGCCGGGTAACAACGAGTCTGGGTCGTCCAGGCATTACTCCATTAAAACCACACCATCACGTGACACGGAGAGCTCCCTGCCCAATAGCGTCGGTGACACATCCCAGAAGTAG